The Linepithema humile isolate Giens D197 chromosome 2, Lhum_UNIL_v1.0, whole genome shotgun sequence genome has a segment encoding these proteins:
- the LOC105667717 gene encoding putative leucine-rich repeat-containing protein DDB_G0290503 isoform X1: MHSNKSITWQITDNSVKNRMIDNSLLHTFVSSQKIRKRTKVINAELKKYGVKDYKDYIDLKTNILRYLEEDPDTDDPGYLTDVDYSIIYSSESTQAKYIAERTKKTYNFASDVNYKTYKSKNNTKNTKNTKNIKNTKLKRKDDQREQRKNTEVQNKHRVQRNKSLETKHNTSNKYINIGWQEVIRQRDVSHLSDNRTSTNISNNEKDTSEDEECNFLKTQFNNQSFSQQLTCQSSTLSNTIKSRNRKTKKNNKGSNVMVNKLYSEDNTILNEIKVISENKVQNYEHQNRVLNDLTSDLDSQSSHYSATPSKSTEDINDFNNELNSITQNSEDSIISSKIEVFNESTEQIYGHQDAALNESNAKLELQSPHCKATSSESTENINDFNNELNPITSNSEDGIISSKIEVFDENKEQIYGHQDAALNESNAKLESQSPHCKATPSKSTENNDFNNELNPITSNSEDGIISSKIEVFDESKEQIYRPQDTVLNESKVKSDSQSPHCKVTLSKSTENINDFNDELNSITLEENNSEKLTQANNEHLINTDNCNSYKSKLLKNVRRNLTSVLEEVNFTNNDKNINTDKNIENRLNHDQLHLSTVNSSRHSTPLKKKRINVPKMSNSSPETSSFDQHKDSGFDDDSQDKFFKIEKSNIKSSTSPNVAKKIVSPKHPKKSTNVPDTNDLKDSKEDKNNTHLKIYDDCLLEQDNKEVTDIHSEEEEIKNSSPDKDVELSTINQEGETHFVKVDKLRNIKKQLSLSPKQDHTKDADSKSYGHILEKQDKKTIKSFHEKEEMKNLQLNKDDKDTEISINQEGKTQFVKTEEFHNTQKQQLLSPKQGRLKDTHSKSDNNITGEQSSKETKESFDEEEVKNSLQLNQVHKDTEISIKEDKMHTVKSESDIQKQSLLSPKKECKNEHSKSNNTLNERDNKEVKEFSEKEGKNFQQLSQIDEDIKISSIKEDKTDIKLKDSCDTKKLHLPKITCTEIINTKYKIINIKTDNFNSDIKKVDNINDTNEYTPLKNNASINRSNVNWQDEVIDVKEINNDTSTVETDNEEENTQKNTRLSLQTQKRLQQQAKLNLVVNSDSSDSDNAEDVTEISRKSINNSDVSHCSENDSLNDESNHACKQIDIISIDISSSEDICSKKTSVSTKDVIKQNATKMKEEIKKKSDKTVLSTKCTYENSSLKSAANKNLLKETRCSENVNNNDEHVEDIERSSLSSPKDTLSEFSLRISESNVSCNNNNSNQFSKDNQSSLDKENMRNKSNQWEHSVRTDDLETSCRSGLDISHYERPYNLQQLVEAQKLLVETLPTSFTLADISDDDEAFILNIPNKVLQYNLQDQFLTIKGDTIKFGKHKYKIMRKKVDTTSCVFATGKERKPYKIVNINEISTVTVRERLPPYLEKSDILASHSNVISTESKSPKINNRQTNKRDLKLKISGHKRKRYTSDFEIKQSAVRKKRLKVSHS, from the exons ATGCATTCCAACAAAAGTATTACTTGGCAAATTACAGACAATTCTGTAAAAAACAGAATGATTGATAACTctttattacatacatttgTATCATCGCAGAAAATACGAAAAAGGACAAAAGTAATTAATGcagaactaaaaaaatatggtGTGAAAGATTATAAAGACTACatagatttaaaaactaatatcCTGCGATATTTGGAAGAAGACCCTGATACCGATGATCCTGGCTATCTCACTGACGTTGATTATAGCATTATATACAGTTCTGAATCAACACAGGCCAAGTATATAGCTGAAAgaactaaaaaaacatataattttgctaGTGATgtgaattataaaacatataaaagcaAGAACAATACTAagaatactaaaaatactaaGAATATTAAGAACACCAAACTTAAAAGAAAGGATGACCAAAgagaacaaagaaaaaacacaGAAGTACAGAACAAGCATAGAGTACAAAGGAATAAATCATTGGAAACAAAACATAATacatctaataaatatattaacataggTTGGCAAGAAGTTATAAGACAAAGAGATGTATCGCACTTGTCTGATAACAGAACATCTacaaatatttcgaataatgaaaaagacACTTCTGAAGATGAAGAATGCAACTTTTTGAAGACACAGTTTAACAACCAATCCTTTTCTCAACAATTGACTTGCCAAAGCAGTACATTATCTAATACAATAAAATccagaaatagaaaaacaaagaaGAATAATAAAGGTTCCAACGTAATggtaaacaaattatattctgaaGATAATACAATacttaatgaaataaaagttataagtGAAAATAAAGTACAGAATTATGAACATCAAAATAGGGTGTTAAATGATTTAACTTCTGATTTAGATTCACAAAGTTCACATTATAGTGCAACTCCGTCTAAGTCGACAGAAGacattaatgattttaataatgaattaaattctattacaCAAAATTCTGAAGATAGTATAATATCTAGTAAAATAGAAGTTTTCAATGAAAGTACAGAACAGATTTATGGACATCAAGATGCAGCACTAAATGAATCAAATGCTAAATTGGAGTTACAAAGTCCACATTGTAAAGCAACTTCGTCGGAAtcaacagaaaatattaatgattttaataatgaattaaatccTATTACATCAAATTCTGAAGATGGTATAATATCTAGTAAAATAGAAGTTTtcgatgaaaataaagaacagATTTATGGACATCAAGATGCAGCACTAAATGAATCAAATGCTAAATTGGAGTCACAAAGTCCACATTGTAAAGCAACTCCATCGAAATCAACAGAAaacaatgattttaataatgaattaaatccTATTACATCAAATTCTGAAGATGGTATAATATCTAGTAAAATAGAAGTTTTTGATGAAAGTAAAGAACAGATTTATAGACCTCAAGATACAGTGTTAAATGAATCAAAAGTTAAATCGGATTCACAAAGTCCGCATTGTAAAGTAACTCTATCGAAATCAACAGAAAACATTAATGATTTCAATGatgaattaaattctattacattggaagaaaataatagtgAGAAATTAACACAAGCAAATAATGAACATCTAATAAACACAGATAACTGCAATTCTtacaaatctaaattattaaaaaatgttagaagAAATTTAACATCAGTGTTAGAAGAAGTCAATTTCAcaaataatgacaaaaatattaacacagataaaaatatagaaaatagatTGAATCATGATCAGTTACATTTGTCTACTGTAAATTCTAGTAGACACAGCACCccattaaaaaagaaacgaatcAATGTACCTAAGATGTCTAATTCGTCGCCAGAGACATCATCATTCGACCAACATAAAGACTCTGGATTTGATGACGATTCACAAGAtaagtttttcaaaattgaaaaatccaatataaaaagttcaaCGAGTCCGAATGTtgcaaagaaaattgtttcccCTAAACACCCAAAGAAGAGTACTAATGTACCTGATACAAATGATTTGAAAGACtctaaagaagataaaaataatacgcatCTGAAAATTTATGACGACTGTTTACTAGaacaagataataaagaaGTGACGGATATACATTCTGAAGAAGAAGAGATAAAGAATTCCTCTCCTGATAAGGACGTAGAGCTTTCCACAATAAATCAGGAAGGTGAAAcgcattttgtaaaagtagATAAGTTACGTAATATTAAGAAGCAGCTATCATTATCCCCTAAGCAAGATCATACAAAGGATGCAGACTCAAAATCATACGGTCATATTTTAGAGAAGCAAGataagaaaacaataaaaagtttccatgaaaaagaagaaatgaaGAATCtccaattaaataaagatgataAGGACACAGAGATTTCAATCAATCAGGAAGGTAAGACGCAATTTGTCAAAACAGAAGAATTCCACAATACCCAAAAGCAACAACTGCTGTCTCCTAAGCAAGGACGTTTAAAAGACACACATTCAAAatctgataataatattacaggaGAACAAAGTAGCAAAGAAACAAAGGAGTCCTTTGACGAAGAAGAAGTGAAGAATTCCCTTCAGTTAAACCAAGTTCATAAAGATACAGAAATTTCAATAAAGGAGGATAAGATGCACACAGTGAAGTCAGAGAGCGATATTCAAAAACAGTCGTTGCTGTCTCCCaaaaaagaatgtaagaaTGAGCACTCAAAATCTAATAACACATTAAACGAACGAGATAACAAAGAAGTCAaagaattttctgaaaaagaagGGAAGAATTTCCAACAATTAAGTCAGATTGATGAGGACATAAagatttcttcaataaaagaagataaaacagatataaaattaaaagattcatGCGAtactaaaaaattgcatttaccTAAAATTACATGTACTGAAATAATCaacacaaaatataagataataaatataaaaactgataattttaaCAGCGACATTAAAAAagtagataatattaatgacaCTAATGAATATActcctttaaaaaataatgcttcAATCAATCGTTCAAATGTCAATTGGCAAGACGAAGTGATAGacgtaaaagaaattaataatgatacatCAACGGTGGAAACTGATAATGAAGAGGAGAACACACAGAAGAATACACGTTTATCACTTCAAACTCAAAAGCGTCTTCAGCAGCAAGCGAAATTAAACTTGGTTGTAAATAGTGATTCCAGTGACAGCGACAATGCCGAAGATGTCACTGAAATTTCGAGGAAATCCATTAACAATTCCGATGTCAGCCATTGCAGTGAAAATGATAGCCTTAATGATGAGTCTAATCACGCTTGTAAACAAATCGATATTATATCGATAGATATTTCATCCAGCGAAGATATTTGCAGCAAAAAGACTTCAGTTTCCACAAAAGATGTGATTAAACAAAACGCAACGAAAATGaaggaagaaataaagaaaaaatccGACAAAACTGTACTCTCAACAAAATGCACGTATGAGAATAGTTCACTTAAATCTGCTGCGAACAAGAATCTATTGAAAGAAACACGGTGCtctgaaaatgtaaataataacgaTGAACATGTGGAAGACATTGAACGTTCTTCATTGAGTTCTCCAAAGGATACTCTTTCAGAATTCTCTCTGAGAATTTCTGAAAGTAATGTTTCGTGCAATAATAACAATTCGAATCAATTTTCGAAAGATAATCAATCTTCGTTGGATAAGGAGAACAtgcgtaataaaagtaatcaATGGGAGCATAGCGTCCGCACCGATGACCTTGAGACTAGCTGTAGGTCTGGGCTCGATATTTCTCACTACGAAAGACCATACAAC ttGCAGCAATTAGTCGAAGCCCAAAAATTACTTGTGGAAACATTACCAACGAGTTTCACACTGGCGGATATTTCTGATGACGATGAAGCTTTTATCTTAAACATTCCAAATAAG gTTCTACAGTACAATTTACAAGATCAATTCCTTACGATAAAGGGGGACACGATAAAATTCGGTAAACATAAGTACAAAATTATGCGAAAAAAAGTGGATACCACATCTTGTGTTTTTGCTACTGGCAAAGAACGAAAACCATATAAAATAG tgaatattaatgaaatcaGCACTGTTACCGTACGAGAAAGATTGCCTCCTTATTTGGAAAAGTCAGATATATTGGCTTCTCATAGCAATGTTATTTCTACTGAGTCAAAATCaccaaaaataaataatcggcAAACAAACAAAAGAgatttaaagttgaaaatcTCAGGTCACAAGCGTAAAAGATATACTTCAG attttgaaattaaacaatCTGCGGTCAGAAAAAAACGATTAAAAGTAAGTCAttcttaa
- the LOC105667717 gene encoding putative leucine-rich repeat-containing protein DDB_G0290503 isoform X2 — protein sequence MHSNKSITWQITDNSVKNRMIDNSLLHTFVSSQKIRKRTKVINAELKKYGVKDYKDYIDLKTNILRYLEEDPDTDDPGYLTDVDYSIIYSSESTQAKYIAERTKKTYNFASDVNYKTYKSKNNTKNTKNTKNIKNTKLKRKDDQREQRKNTEVQNKHRVQRNKSLETKHNTSNKYINIGWQEVIRQRDVSHLSDNRTSTNISNNEKDTSEDEECNFLKTQFNNQSFSQQLTCQSSTLSNTIKSRNRKTKKNNKGSNVMVNKLYSEDNTILNEIKVISENKVQNYEHQNRVLNDLTSDLDSQSSHYSATPSKSTEDINDFNNELNSITQNSEDSIISSKIEVFNESTEQIYGHQDAALNESNAKLELQSPHCKATSSESTENINDFNNELNPITSNSEDGIISSKIEVFDENKEQIYGHQDAALNESNAKLESQSPHCKATPSKSTENNDFNNELNPITSNSEDGIISSKIEVFDESKEQIYRPQDTVLNESKVKSDSQSPHCKVTLSKSTENINDFNDELNSITLEENNSEKLTQANNEHLINTDNCNSYKSKLLKNVRRNLTSVLEEVNFTNNDKNINTDKNIENRLNHDQLHLSTVNSSRHSTPLKKKRINVPKMSNSSPETSSFDQHKDSGFDDDSQDKFFKIEKSNIKSSTSPNVAKKIVSPKHPKKSTNVPDTNDLKDSKEDKNNTHLKIYDDCLLEQDNKEVTDIHSEEEEIKNSSPDKDVELSTINQEGETHFVKVDKLRNIKKQLSLSPKQDHTKDADSKSYGHILEKQDKKTIKSFHEKEEMKNLQLNKDDKDTEISINQEGEQSSKETKESFDEEEVKNSLQLNQVHKDTEISIKEDKMHTVKSESDIQKQSLLSPKKECKNEHSKSNNTLNERDNKEVKEFSEKEGKNFQQLSQIDEDIKISSIKEDKTDIKLKDSCDTKKLHLPKITCTEIINTKYKIINIKTDNFNSDIKKVDNINDTNEYTPLKNNASINRSNVNWQDEVIDVKEINNDTSTVETDNEEENTQKNTRLSLQTQKRLQQQAKLNLVVNSDSSDSDNAEDVTEISRKSINNSDVSHCSENDSLNDESNHACKQIDIISIDISSSEDICSKKTSVSTKDVIKQNATKMKEEIKKKSDKTVLSTKCTYENSSLKSAANKNLLKETRCSENVNNNDEHVEDIERSSLSSPKDTLSEFSLRISESNVSCNNNNSNQFSKDNQSSLDKENMRNKSNQWEHSVRTDDLETSCRSGLDISHYERPYNLQQLVEAQKLLVETLPTSFTLADISDDDEAFILNIPNKVLQYNLQDQFLTIKGDTIKFGKHKYKIMRKKVDTTSCVFATGKERKPYKIVNINEISTVTVRERLPPYLEKSDILASHSNVISTESKSPKINNRQTNKRDLKLKISGHKRKRYTSDFEIKQSAVRKKRLKVSHS from the exons ATGCATTCCAACAAAAGTATTACTTGGCAAATTACAGACAATTCTGTAAAAAACAGAATGATTGATAACTctttattacatacatttgTATCATCGCAGAAAATACGAAAAAGGACAAAAGTAATTAATGcagaactaaaaaaatatggtGTGAAAGATTATAAAGACTACatagatttaaaaactaatatcCTGCGATATTTGGAAGAAGACCCTGATACCGATGATCCTGGCTATCTCACTGACGTTGATTATAGCATTATATACAGTTCTGAATCAACACAGGCCAAGTATATAGCTGAAAgaactaaaaaaacatataattttgctaGTGATgtgaattataaaacatataaaagcaAGAACAATACTAagaatactaaaaatactaaGAATATTAAGAACACCAAACTTAAAAGAAAGGATGACCAAAgagaacaaagaaaaaacacaGAAGTACAGAACAAGCATAGAGTACAAAGGAATAAATCATTGGAAACAAAACATAATacatctaataaatatattaacataggTTGGCAAGAAGTTATAAGACAAAGAGATGTATCGCACTTGTCTGATAACAGAACATCTacaaatatttcgaataatgaaaaagacACTTCTGAAGATGAAGAATGCAACTTTTTGAAGACACAGTTTAACAACCAATCCTTTTCTCAACAATTGACTTGCCAAAGCAGTACATTATCTAATACAATAAAATccagaaatagaaaaacaaagaaGAATAATAAAGGTTCCAACGTAATggtaaacaaattatattctgaaGATAATACAATacttaatgaaataaaagttataagtGAAAATAAAGTACAGAATTATGAACATCAAAATAGGGTGTTAAATGATTTAACTTCTGATTTAGATTCACAAAGTTCACATTATAGTGCAACTCCGTCTAAGTCGACAGAAGacattaatgattttaataatgaattaaattctattacaCAAAATTCTGAAGATAGTATAATATCTAGTAAAATAGAAGTTTTCAATGAAAGTACAGAACAGATTTATGGACATCAAGATGCAGCACTAAATGAATCAAATGCTAAATTGGAGTTACAAAGTCCACATTGTAAAGCAACTTCGTCGGAAtcaacagaaaatattaatgattttaataatgaattaaatccTATTACATCAAATTCTGAAGATGGTATAATATCTAGTAAAATAGAAGTTTtcgatgaaaataaagaacagATTTATGGACATCAAGATGCAGCACTAAATGAATCAAATGCTAAATTGGAGTCACAAAGTCCACATTGTAAAGCAACTCCATCGAAATCAACAGAAaacaatgattttaataatgaattaaatccTATTACATCAAATTCTGAAGATGGTATAATATCTAGTAAAATAGAAGTTTTTGATGAAAGTAAAGAACAGATTTATAGACCTCAAGATACAGTGTTAAATGAATCAAAAGTTAAATCGGATTCACAAAGTCCGCATTGTAAAGTAACTCTATCGAAATCAACAGAAAACATTAATGATTTCAATGatgaattaaattctattacattggaagaaaataatagtgAGAAATTAACACAAGCAAATAATGAACATCTAATAAACACAGATAACTGCAATTCTtacaaatctaaattattaaaaaatgttagaagAAATTTAACATCAGTGTTAGAAGAAGTCAATTTCAcaaataatgacaaaaatattaacacagataaaaatatagaaaatagatTGAATCATGATCAGTTACATTTGTCTACTGTAAATTCTAGTAGACACAGCACCccattaaaaaagaaacgaatcAATGTACCTAAGATGTCTAATTCGTCGCCAGAGACATCATCATTCGACCAACATAAAGACTCTGGATTTGATGACGATTCACAAGAtaagtttttcaaaattgaaaaatccaatataaaaagttcaaCGAGTCCGAATGTtgcaaagaaaattgtttcccCTAAACACCCAAAGAAGAGTACTAATGTACCTGATACAAATGATTTGAAAGACtctaaagaagataaaaataatacgcatCTGAAAATTTATGACGACTGTTTACTAGaacaagataataaagaaGTGACGGATATACATTCTGAAGAAGAAGAGATAAAGAATTCCTCTCCTGATAAGGACGTAGAGCTTTCCACAATAAATCAGGAAGGTGAAAcgcattttgtaaaagtagATAAGTTACGTAATATTAAGAAGCAGCTATCATTATCCCCTAAGCAAGATCATACAAAGGATGCAGACTCAAAATCATACGGTCATATTTTAGAGAAGCAAGataagaaaacaataaaaagtttccatgaaaaagaagaaatgaaGAATCtccaattaaataaagatgataAGGACACAGAGATTTCAATCAATCAGGAAG gaGAACAAAGTAGCAAAGAAACAAAGGAGTCCTTTGACGAAGAAGAAGTGAAGAATTCCCTTCAGTTAAACCAAGTTCATAAAGATACAGAAATTTCAATAAAGGAGGATAAGATGCACACAGTGAAGTCAGAGAGCGATATTCAAAAACAGTCGTTGCTGTCTCCCaaaaaagaatgtaagaaTGAGCACTCAAAATCTAATAACACATTAAACGAACGAGATAACAAAGAAGTCAaagaattttctgaaaaagaagGGAAGAATTTCCAACAATTAAGTCAGATTGATGAGGACATAAagatttcttcaataaaagaagataaaacagatataaaattaaaagattcatGCGAtactaaaaaattgcatttaccTAAAATTACATGTACTGAAATAATCaacacaaaatataagataataaatataaaaactgataattttaaCAGCGACATTAAAAAagtagataatattaatgacaCTAATGAATATActcctttaaaaaataatgcttcAATCAATCGTTCAAATGTCAATTGGCAAGACGAAGTGATAGacgtaaaagaaattaataatgatacatCAACGGTGGAAACTGATAATGAAGAGGAGAACACACAGAAGAATACACGTTTATCACTTCAAACTCAAAAGCGTCTTCAGCAGCAAGCGAAATTAAACTTGGTTGTAAATAGTGATTCCAGTGACAGCGACAATGCCGAAGATGTCACTGAAATTTCGAGGAAATCCATTAACAATTCCGATGTCAGCCATTGCAGTGAAAATGATAGCCTTAATGATGAGTCTAATCACGCTTGTAAACAAATCGATATTATATCGATAGATATTTCATCCAGCGAAGATATTTGCAGCAAAAAGACTTCAGTTTCCACAAAAGATGTGATTAAACAAAACGCAACGAAAATGaaggaagaaataaagaaaaaatccGACAAAACTGTACTCTCAACAAAATGCACGTATGAGAATAGTTCACTTAAATCTGCTGCGAACAAGAATCTATTGAAAGAAACACGGTGCtctgaaaatgtaaataataacgaTGAACATGTGGAAGACATTGAACGTTCTTCATTGAGTTCTCCAAAGGATACTCTTTCAGAATTCTCTCTGAGAATTTCTGAAAGTAATGTTTCGTGCAATAATAACAATTCGAATCAATTTTCGAAAGATAATCAATCTTCGTTGGATAAGGAGAACAtgcgtaataaaagtaatcaATGGGAGCATAGCGTCCGCACCGATGACCTTGAGACTAGCTGTAGGTCTGGGCTCGATATTTCTCACTACGAAAGACCATACAAC ttGCAGCAATTAGTCGAAGCCCAAAAATTACTTGTGGAAACATTACCAACGAGTTTCACACTGGCGGATATTTCTGATGACGATGAAGCTTTTATCTTAAACATTCCAAATAAG gTTCTACAGTACAATTTACAAGATCAATTCCTTACGATAAAGGGGGACACGATAAAATTCGGTAAACATAAGTACAAAATTATGCGAAAAAAAGTGGATACCACATCTTGTGTTTTTGCTACTGGCAAAGAACGAAAACCATATAAAATAG tgaatattaatgaaatcaGCACTGTTACCGTACGAGAAAGATTGCCTCCTTATTTGGAAAAGTCAGATATATTGGCTTCTCATAGCAATGTTATTTCTACTGAGTCAAAATCaccaaaaataaataatcggcAAACAAACAAAAGAgatttaaagttgaaaatcTCAGGTCACAAGCGTAAAAGATATACTTCAG attttgaaattaaacaatCTGCGGTCAGAAAAAAACGATTAAAAGTAAGTCAttcttaa